From Zhongshania aliphaticivorans, one genomic window encodes:
- the glp gene encoding gephyrin-like molybdotransferase Glp, with amino-acid sequence MALRSVAEALHQLLADVPLWGAESRNLAQAQGAILAADVCAQIDVPPLDNSAMDGYALRLSDLGAGASLRISQRIPAGANPCALQAGTAARIFTGASIPAGADTVVAQEDCELVGDMLQVNTVPRLGQHIRPRGQDIAAGQRILLKGHRLLAADLGLLASLGIASVRVGRRLRVALMSTGDELREPGEVLAAGQIYNSNRPMLAALIASLGAEVVDLGIVADTPEATRDALVRAAATADVVISSGGVSVGEEDHVKSQVEALGSLSLWKLAIKPGKPLAYGRVADVPFFGLPGNPVSGFVTFCLLVRPYLLKMQGATQLQPPQWSAQALFDWPRAGSRQEYLRARVTPGEAGMEVEIHSQQSSGALSSVSWCNALAIIPIGKTLGRGDRVDVIFLRDIC; translated from the coding sequence ATGGCCTTGCGCTCTGTGGCTGAGGCACTGCACCAATTGTTGGCGGATGTGCCATTGTGGGGCGCTGAGTCGCGAAATTTAGCACAGGCGCAGGGCGCCATCCTAGCTGCTGATGTTTGTGCGCAAATTGATGTGCCGCCGTTGGATAATAGTGCCATGGATGGCTATGCACTGCGTCTGAGCGACCTAGGCGCGGGCGCATCGCTGCGAATCAGCCAGCGGATACCGGCAGGTGCCAATCCCTGCGCTCTGCAAGCGGGCACGGCTGCGCGAATATTCACTGGGGCGTCAATTCCTGCGGGCGCTGATACAGTTGTCGCGCAGGAAGACTGCGAGCTTGTTGGCGATATGCTTCAAGTGAATACCGTGCCACGCTTAGGGCAGCATATTCGACCCCGAGGCCAAGATATTGCCGCTGGGCAGCGAATACTGCTTAAAGGGCATCGATTATTGGCTGCGGATCTTGGTTTGTTGGCCTCGCTGGGAATTGCATCTGTTCGGGTCGGGCGTCGGCTGCGAGTAGCCTTAATGTCCACCGGTGATGAGTTGCGCGAGCCTGGTGAGGTGCTTGCCGCCGGGCAAATTTATAATTCTAATCGGCCAATGTTAGCCGCGCTGATTGCGTCGCTTGGTGCTGAGGTGGTTGATCTTGGAATTGTTGCCGATACGCCGGAGGCGACCAGAGATGCCTTGGTACGGGCAGCGGCAACCGCTGATGTGGTGATTTCCAGTGGTGGCGTGTCAGTTGGTGAAGAGGATCACGTCAAAAGCCAGGTTGAGGCTTTAGGGTCTTTGAGCTTATGGAAGCTGGCGATTAAACCGGGCAAGCCGCTAGCCTATGGTCGAGTAGCTGATGTGCCATTTTTTGGTCTACCGGGTAATCCGGTGTCGGGCTTCGTGACTTTCTGCCTGCTGGTGCGGCCCTATCTGCTAAAAATGCAGGGTGCGACCCAATTGCAGCCGCCGCAGTGGTCGGCACAGGCTCTATTTGACTGGCCGCGAGCAGGGTCTAGACAAGAATATTTGCGCGCTAGAGTGACACCGGGCGAAGCGGGTATGGAGGTTGAAATTCATTCGCAGCAAAGCTCTGGGGCGCTGTCATCGGTATCGTGGTGCAATGCCCTGGCGATTATCCCTATTGGTAAAACCTTGGGGCGTGGTGACCGTGTTGACGTGATTTTTTTGCGGGATATTTGCTAA
- the pgi gene encoding glucose-6-phosphate isomerase: MSTAVDQASAKLSDLDLQTQLTELARNAANTPLKNRFKLDPLRASTFSGHVGPLFVDFAKHHLDTGILSTLCTLAHQRGVPQQLDALRAGAKLNNTEDRSANYPCLRRWASSDTSAAHDPAIDAMYRKMEALVTAIHAGTHRSSTGQTFTDVVNIGIGGSDFGPRLVCDALSNQHPNTLRPHFAANIDPSVMTEILARVPAETTLFIVASKSFGTQESRCNAQTARAWLQSALGTRDVDAHFMAVSSKPEAAKAFGISEELIIPVPEWVGGRFSVWSGFGLAIALCAGMDSFRALLKGGYAVDQHVASQPLESNIPLILGMLDVWYRNAWGMTSHAVLPYEHHLKLLPIYLQQLFMESAGKSVKADGSPTAGATGGVIWGTEGTNGQHSFHQLLHQGSDAIPCDFIASLSSHNPIGEQHQALIANCFSQSLVLMQGQAAADIEKDLIASGMDASAARQLAQHKAMPGNRPSTTILMNKLDAESLGALIALYEYRLFATSFMWGINPFDQWGVELGKQISQTLMASLSGDDTATLDSSTSQLIALFRQAQDA; the protein is encoded by the coding sequence TTGAGCACAGCTGTAGACCAGGCATCAGCCAAACTAAGTGATCTTGATTTACAGACACAGCTGACCGAACTCGCTCGCAACGCCGCCAACACCCCACTTAAAAACCGATTCAAGCTCGATCCTCTACGCGCCAGCACCTTTAGCGGGCACGTCGGCCCCTTATTTGTCGATTTCGCCAAGCATCACCTGGATACCGGCATTCTCTCCACCTTGTGCACACTCGCCCACCAACGCGGCGTGCCACAACAACTCGATGCCTTACGCGCTGGCGCCAAGCTCAATAACACCGAGGATCGCTCGGCAAACTACCCGTGCCTGCGGCGCTGGGCCAGCAGTGACACAAGCGCGGCGCATGACCCCGCGATTGACGCCATGTATCGCAAAATGGAAGCACTGGTCACCGCAATCCACGCGGGCACTCACCGCAGCAGCACCGGACAAACCTTTACCGATGTTGTCAATATTGGCATTGGCGGCTCAGACTTCGGCCCGCGCTTAGTATGCGACGCCCTAAGCAACCAGCACCCCAACACCTTGCGGCCCCACTTCGCCGCCAATATCGACCCTAGCGTGATGACCGAGATACTGGCTCGCGTACCCGCCGAAACCACCTTATTCATTGTCGCCTCAAAATCCTTCGGCACCCAAGAGTCCCGTTGTAATGCTCAGACCGCACGAGCCTGGCTACAATCCGCGCTCGGCACCCGCGACGTCGACGCCCACTTTATGGCAGTAAGCTCTAAGCCCGAAGCCGCCAAGGCGTTTGGCATTAGCGAAGAATTAATCATTCCCGTTCCCGAGTGGGTTGGTGGCCGATTTTCGGTATGGTCAGGCTTTGGCCTCGCCATTGCCTTATGCGCTGGCATGGACAGCTTCCGCGCCCTACTCAAAGGTGGCTACGCGGTAGATCAGCACGTTGCCAGCCAGCCCCTAGAAAGCAATATCCCACTCATCTTAGGCATGCTAGATGTATGGTACCGCAACGCCTGGGGCATGACGTCACACGCGGTACTGCCCTATGAGCATCATCTAAAATTGCTGCCTATTTATTTGCAGCAATTATTTATGGAGAGCGCGGGAAAATCCGTCAAGGCAGATGGCAGCCCAACCGCTGGCGCAACCGGCGGCGTTATCTGGGGCACCGAGGGCACCAATGGCCAGCACTCCTTTCATCAACTCCTCCATCAAGGCAGCGACGCGATTCCCTGTGATTTTATTGCCAGCCTAAGCTCGCACAACCCGATTGGCGAGCAACATCAAGCATTAATCGCCAACTGCTTCAGTCAGAGCCTAGTGTTAATGCAAGGCCAAGCCGCCGCCGACATCGAAAAAGATTTAATCGCCAGTGGCATGGATGCCAGCGCCGCCCGGCAGCTCGCACAGCACAAAGCCATGCCCGGCAACCGCCCTAGCACCACTATTTTAATGAACAAGCTTGACGCCGAAAGCCTCGGCGCGCTCATCGCCCTCTATGAATACCGCCTATTTGCCACAAGTTTTATGTGGGGCATTAACCCTTTCGATCAATGGGGAGTTGAGCTGGGGAAACAGATAAGCCAAACGCTTATGGCTAGCTTAAGTGGTGACGATACGGCCACTCTAGATTCGTCGACTAGCCAACTCATTGCCCTTTTTCGACAAGCTCAAGACGCGTAA
- the fabB gene encoding beta-ketoacyl-ACP synthase I has translation MKRVVVTGMGIVSSIGNDLAEVLTSLQEGKSGIAFNEEYKEKGFRSQVSGSIKNLDLKERIDRKQLRFMGDAAAYAYIAMQEAVTDSGLTEDQVSNVRTGIIAGSGGASSANLIESADTLRERGVKRIGPYRVTQTMGSTVSACLATPFKIKGVNYSISSACATSAHCIGNAMELIQLGKQDVVFAGGGEEEHWSLSCLFDAMGALSTKYNDTPEKASRPYDANRDGFVIAGGAGMIVLEELEHAKARGAKIYGEIVGYGATSDGYDMVAPSGEGAARCMAQALQGVDGDVDYINSHGTSTPAGDMQELKAVKQAYEGKTIPTIGSTKSLAGHSLGATGVQEAIFSLLMMKHNFIAASANIETVDDEAAGVPIALTRQDNVTLNTVMSNSFGFGGTNASLVFQRYQA, from the coding sequence ATGAAACGTGTTGTCGTAACCGGTATGGGGATTGTTTCCAGCATCGGCAATGATTTGGCAGAAGTACTCACATCATTGCAAGAGGGTAAGTCGGGAATCGCGTTCAACGAAGAGTACAAGGAAAAAGGATTTCGCAGCCAAGTTTCTGGCTCCATCAAAAACCTCGACCTTAAAGAACGCATTGACCGCAAGCAGCTGCGCTTTATGGGCGATGCCGCCGCCTACGCCTATATCGCCATGCAGGAAGCGGTTACTGACTCCGGCCTAACAGAAGATCAGGTTAGCAATGTCCGCACCGGCATTATTGCTGGCTCTGGCGGCGCGTCTTCCGCCAACCTCATTGAGTCTGCCGACACGCTGCGCGAGCGCGGTGTAAAACGCATTGGGCCCTACCGCGTTACCCAAACCATGGGCAGCACGGTTTCGGCTTGCCTGGCCACACCATTTAAAATCAAAGGTGTTAACTACTCAATTTCCTCGGCTTGCGCGACCAGTGCCCACTGCATTGGCAATGCCATGGAGCTGATCCAGCTCGGCAAACAAGATGTGGTTTTTGCTGGTGGCGGCGAAGAAGAACACTGGTCTTTAAGCTGCTTGTTTGACGCCATGGGCGCACTATCAACCAAATATAACGACACTCCTGAGAAAGCATCTCGCCCCTACGACGCCAATCGCGACGGTTTTGTTATTGCCGGCGGCGCAGGTATGATCGTGCTTGAAGAGTTAGAGCACGCCAAGGCTCGCGGCGCGAAGATATACGGCGAGATCGTCGGCTACGGCGCTACTTCTGACGGCTACGACATGGTCGCACCAAGCGGTGAAGGCGCGGCACGCTGCATGGCCCAAGCGCTCCAGGGCGTTGATGGCGATGTTGACTACATCAACTCTCACGGCACATCGACGCCAGCGGGTGACATGCAGGAATTGAAGGCGGTTAAACAGGCCTATGAAGGCAAAACCATTCCAACAATAGGCTCCACCAAATCCCTAGCTGGCCATTCATTAGGCGCAACCGGCGTGCAAGAAGCCATTTTCTCACTACTGATGATGAAGCATAATTTTATTGCTGCATCAGCCAATATTGAGACGGTTGACGACGAAGCAGCTGGCGTGCCGATCGCACTGACCCGTCAGGACAACGTCACGCTGAATACGGTTATGTCGAATAGCTTTGGCTTTGGCGGCACCAACGCCAGCTTGGTATTTCAGCGCTATCAGGCGTAA
- the moaB gene encoding molybdenum cofactor biosynthesis protein B, giving the protein MSASADLIPLGMAVLTISDTRDESTDSSGQYLVAALGAAGHHLIDKQIVKDDVYQIRATVSAWIANPSIEAVLLTGGTGFSGRDSTPEAVAVLFDKVIEGFGEVFRSVSLQEIGSSTIQSRAIAGLANNTVIFCMPGSTGACKTAWQSIICEQLDSRHSPCNFVGVLKTRKDGGL; this is encoded by the coding sequence ATGAGTGCTAGTGCAGATTTGATCCCGTTGGGGATGGCGGTGCTGACGATTTCAGATACCCGCGACGAGAGTACGGACAGTTCGGGGCAATATTTAGTCGCTGCCCTCGGTGCTGCGGGTCACCATTTAATTGATAAGCAAATAGTTAAAGATGACGTCTATCAGATCCGCGCAACGGTGTCAGCCTGGATTGCAAACCCAAGCATTGAAGCGGTATTGCTCACCGGAGGGACGGGCTTCTCTGGTCGCGATTCAACGCCCGAGGCAGTGGCAGTGCTATTCGACAAGGTTATAGAGGGGTTTGGTGAGGTTTTTCGCTCGGTCTCTCTGCAAGAGATAGGTTCGTCAACCATCCAGTCGCGCGCTATTGCAGGGCTGGCGAATAATACGGTTATTTTTTGTATGCCGGGATCGACGGGTGCCTGTAAAACGGCGTGGCAATCCATTATTTGTGAGCAGCTTGATAGCCGTCATAGCCCCTGTAATTTTGTTGGGGTGTTAAAGACCCGTAAGGACGGAGGTCTTTAA
- the fabA gene encoding bifunctional 3-hydroxydecanoyl-ACP dehydratase/trans-2-decenoyl-ACP isomerase, which yields MSLIHQNSFTKEELIDCGHGKLFGPGNPKLPVDNMLMVDRITHISTEGGSYDKGVLVAELDINPDLWFFDCHFKGDPVMPGCLGLDAMWQLVGFYLGWRGNSGKGRALGAGEVKFTGQILPDSKLVTYTLNYKRLIERKLILGIADGEVAVDGKVIYTAKDLRVGLFKDDASF from the coding sequence ATGTCTCTAATCCATCAAAATAGCTTTACCAAAGAAGAACTCATCGACTGCGGACACGGCAAATTATTTGGTCCCGGTAATCCCAAGCTCCCCGTAGATAATATGCTAATGGTAGACCGGATTACCCACATTAGCACGGAAGGCGGCAGCTACGACAAAGGCGTGTTAGTGGCCGAACTCGATATCAATCCAGACCTCTGGTTCTTTGACTGCCACTTTAAAGGCGACCCTGTAATGCCCGGCTGCTTGGGCCTTGACGCAATGTGGCAGCTGGTTGGTTTTTACCTTGGTTGGCGCGGCAATAGCGGCAAAGGCCGTGCACTCGGCGCGGGCGAAGTAAAATTCACCGGCCAAATACTGCCCGACTCCAAGCTTGTCACCTACACCCTGAACTATAAGCGCCTTATTGAACGCAAGCTTATATTAGGCATAGCCGATGGCGAAGTCGCAGTTGACGGCAAGGTAATCTACACCGCAAAAGATTTGCGCGTTGGCCTATTTAAAGACGACGCCAGTTTCTAA
- a CDS encoding sugar nucleotide-binding protein, whose protein sequence is MNVIVISRPGALVTALLSQFAARGRASINVSFDEVAGLGDELLRGALVIDADALSFLQRNVAFANAEHQRLLDLRQAFLSRCRVLAVPYLLLSDGRVFGARGDEGITFYEADKPDAKCIAGEQFATVECALVASEASGLVLRTGPLIAVQEGNFLRDCLLTMRDGETLRLNDAQVSYPTPVADLARVVSGLVDQISCGAVCGGVYHYCSSGGASAYEFAEVVCAFASQFVAPMAGLEVDEEGATWCPEVPELSCERILQDFGIKRLPWRAYLPRMIKTVCEETSK, encoded by the coding sequence GTGAATGTAATTGTGATTTCTCGACCGGGCGCCTTGGTTACTGCACTGCTTAGTCAGTTTGCAGCGCGGGGGCGTGCGAGTATCAATGTGTCTTTTGATGAGGTGGCCGGACTCGGTGATGAATTGCTGCGCGGTGCGCTGGTGATTGATGCTGATGCGCTGAGCTTTTTGCAGCGTAATGTGGCATTTGCTAATGCTGAACATCAACGCTTGCTCGATCTGCGGCAGGCATTTTTGTCGCGCTGTCGAGTATTAGCTGTTCCGTATTTGTTGCTGAGTGATGGCAGGGTATTTGGTGCGCGTGGTGATGAGGGCATCACATTTTATGAGGCCGATAAACCAGATGCCAAGTGCATCGCTGGGGAGCAGTTCGCGACGGTGGAATGCGCGCTGGTTGCCAGCGAAGCGTCTGGCTTGGTGTTGCGCACCGGACCGTTGATTGCGGTACAAGAGGGCAATTTTCTCCGTGATTGTTTGCTAACTATGCGCGATGGCGAAACGCTGCGCTTAAACGATGCGCAGGTTTCCTATCCGACGCCGGTTGCTGATTTAGCGCGGGTAGTGTCGGGCCTGGTTGACCAAATTAGTTGTGGGGCGGTATGTGGTGGCGTGTATCACTATTGCAGTAGCGGCGGAGCCAGTGCCTATGAGTTTGCAGAAGTGGTGTGTGCTTTTGCGTCGCAATTTGTTGCGCCAATGGCGGGTTTAGAGGTCGACGAAGAGGGCGCAACATGGTGTCCTGAGGTGCCAGAGCTAAGCTGCGAGCGCATCTTGCAAGATTTTGGTATTAAGCGCTTGCCGTGGCGGGCGTATTTGCCGCGCATGATAAAAACCGTTTGTGAGGAGACGTCGAAATGA
- the ssb gene encoding single-stranded DNA-binding protein, translating into MARGINKVILVGNLGQDPETRYMPSGGAVTNVTIATSETWKDKQSGQPQERTEWHRVVFFNRLAEIAGEYLKKGSKVYVEGSLRTRKWQNKEGVDQYTTEIVAAEMQMLDGRGGAGGGASGGASNYDDGGYGQQQAPQAQAAAPAPRRAPPPQQNRAPAAAPAQNPPAGFDDFDDDIPF; encoded by the coding sequence ATGGCGCGTGGTATAAATAAAGTTATTTTGGTCGGAAATCTGGGCCAAGATCCCGAAACCCGTTACATGCCTTCTGGCGGCGCCGTGACCAATGTCACCATCGCAACAAGCGAAACGTGGAAAGACAAGCAGAGCGGCCAACCTCAGGAGCGCACCGAGTGGCACCGAGTCGTGTTTTTCAATCGCCTCGCCGAAATCGCTGGTGAGTATTTGAAAAAAGGCTCCAAAGTTTATGTGGAAGGGTCGCTGCGTACTCGCAAATGGCAGAATAAAGAAGGGGTGGATCAGTACACCACTGAAATAGTTGCAGCAGAAATGCAGATGCTCGATGGTCGCGGTGGCGCCGGCGGTGGTGCTTCTGGTGGCGCTAGCAATTACGATGATGGCGGCTATGGTCAGCAGCAAGCGCCTCAGGCCCAAGCTGCAGCGCCCGCGCCGCGTCGTGCGCCGCCTCCGCAGCAAAATCGTGCACCAGCAGCAGCGCCAGCGCAAAACCCGCCAGCAGGCTTTGACGACTTTGATGATGATATCCCGTTCTAG
- the galU gene encoding UTP--glucose-1-phosphate uridylyltransferase GalU produces MIRKCLFPVAGYGTRFLPATKSMPKEMLPIVNKPLVQYGVEEAIQAGLKEIALVTGRGKRAIADHFDISYELENQIAGTSKERYLDCIRNVLNEGTFMMTRQREMKGLGHAILTGECLIGDEAFGVILSDDLCLNQEDDGVMAQMVALYKQFRCSIVAIQEVPMEEIEKYGVIAGEEMGDGLYRVSSMVEKPKPEDAPTNMAVIGRYILTPDIFDILRNTPPGKNGEVQLTDALMTQAQNGCVLAYKFRGKRFDCGSVPGFIEATNYVYENVYSEASS; encoded by the coding sequence ATGATTCGAAAATGTCTATTCCCCGTCGCCGGTTACGGCACGCGCTTTCTTCCCGCAACCAAATCCATGCCCAAGGAAATGCTGCCCATCGTCAACAAGCCTCTCGTGCAGTATGGCGTAGAGGAGGCGATTCAGGCGGGTTTAAAAGAAATCGCCCTGGTCACCGGTCGCGGGAAGCGCGCAATTGCGGATCATTTTGATATTAGTTACGAGTTAGAAAACCAAATAGCGGGAACGAGCAAGGAGCGCTATCTCGACTGTATTCGCAATGTGCTTAATGAAGGCACGTTTATGATGACCCGTCAGCGCGAAATGAAAGGTCTGGGTCACGCAATTTTGACCGGCGAATGCTTGATTGGTGATGAGGCTTTTGGCGTGATTTTGTCAGATGATTTATGCCTCAACCAAGAAGATGATGGCGTTATGGCGCAAATGGTGGCGCTGTATAAGCAGTTTCGCTGCAGCATTGTTGCGATTCAAGAAGTGCCAATGGAAGAGATTGAAAAATATGGGGTCATTGCGGGTGAGGAAATGGGCGATGGCTTGTACCGCGTTAGTTCCATGGTAGAAAAGCCCAAGCCAGAAGACGCACCAACCAATATGGCGGTTATTGGTCGCTATATTTTAACGCCGGATATTTTCGATATTTTGCGTAACACTCCGCCAGGTAAAAACGGCGAAGTTCAGTTGACTGATGCGCTAATGACACAGGCGCAAAATGGCTGTGTACTCGCTTATAAGTTCCGCGGCAAGCGTTTTGACTGTGGTAGCGTGCCGGGCTTTATTGAGGCGACCAACTACGTTTACGAGAATGTTTATAGCGAGGCCTCGTCGTGA
- a CDS encoding polyprenyl synthetase family protein, whose translation MQQIRQVVDSEFVAVNDFIIEQLHSNVPLVENIGHYIVDAGGKRLRPLLSLLSAGAIGQISEKHLQLAAVIEFIHTATLLHDDVVDISALRRGRPTANANWGNAPSVLVGDFLYSRAFQILVQIGSFPLMGLLSDTTNTVAEGEVLQLTRAGNPDTSEATYFEVIRSKTAVLFGAACSGAAILSDKPEQQDALHDYGINLGIAFQLIDDILDYEGDPAETGKNVGDDLAEGKPTLPLIYLLENGSDKHKQLVRDAISRKSAEQLEAIVDAVKHCGALDYCHAAAKRYTDAALAALNSLQPSPYRTALEELTEIALSRRS comes from the coding sequence ATGCAACAGATTAGACAGGTCGTGGACAGCGAATTCGTCGCCGTCAATGACTTCATCATCGAACAACTGCATTCTAATGTGCCCCTCGTGGAAAACATCGGCCACTATATCGTCGATGCTGGAGGCAAACGCCTGCGCCCATTACTGAGCTTGCTCAGTGCTGGCGCCATTGGCCAAATTAGCGAAAAGCACCTGCAATTGGCCGCGGTTATTGAGTTTATCCACACCGCCACCCTGCTTCACGATGATGTTGTTGACATCTCCGCCCTGCGCCGCGGCCGCCCAACTGCCAACGCCAATTGGGGCAACGCGCCCAGTGTCCTCGTTGGTGACTTTCTTTATTCCCGCGCCTTTCAAATTTTAGTGCAGATTGGCAGCTTCCCCTTAATGGGCCTACTTTCTGACACAACCAATACCGTCGCGGAAGGCGAAGTACTGCAACTGACCCGCGCGGGTAACCCCGACACCAGTGAAGCCACCTACTTCGAGGTCATTCGCAGTAAAACCGCCGTCTTATTTGGTGCGGCCTGCAGTGGCGCCGCCATTCTCAGCGACAAACCGGAGCAGCAAGATGCGCTGCACGACTACGGCATAAATCTTGGCATCGCCTTTCAACTCATTGACGACATTCTCGACTACGAAGGCGATCCAGCCGAAACCGGCAAAAACGTCGGCGACGATCTCGCCGAAGGCAAGCCGACACTGCCGCTAATTTATTTACTCGAAAATGGCAGCGACAAGCACAAGCAGCTAGTGCGAGACGCCATTAGCCGCAAATCTGCCGAGCAGCTCGAGGCCATTGTCGATGCCGTTAAGCACTGCGGGGCACTCGACTATTGCCATGCCGCAGCCAAGCGCTACACCGACGCGGCACTCGCCGCACTCAATAGCCTGCAGCCCAGCCCCTACCGCACCGCGCTTGAAGAACTGACTGAAATCGCCCTTTCTCGCCGCAGCTAA
- the rplU gene encoding 50S ribosomal protein L21 has product MYAVIESGGKQHRVIEGETLKLEKIEVATGESLTFDKVLMVKTGDDLKIGAPYVEGGKVTAEVIAQGRHAKVKIVKFRRRKHSMKQAGHRQWFTEVKITGISA; this is encoded by the coding sequence ATGTACGCAGTGATTGAAAGCGGTGGTAAGCAGCACCGTGTTATTGAGGGCGAAACCCTCAAGCTAGAAAAAATTGAAGTTGCCACTGGCGAAAGTTTGACCTTCGATAAAGTGTTGATGGTTAAGACCGGTGACGATCTAAAAATTGGCGCGCCATATGTTGAGGGCGGTAAAGTGACTGCGGAAGTAATTGCGCAAGGTCGTCACGCCAAGGTGAAAATTGTTAAGTTTCGCCGTCGGAAGCACAGCATGAAGCAAGCTGGTCACCGTCAGTGGTTCACCGAAGTGAAAATCACTGGTATCAGTGCTTAA
- the rpmA gene encoding 50S ribosomal protein L27, whose product MAHKKAGGSTRNGRDSQSKRLGVKRFGGQVVSAGSIIIRQRGTRFHAGENVGCGTDHTLFAKADGVVKFEVKGPKSRKYISIVAA is encoded by the coding sequence ATGGCTCACAAGAAAGCTGGTGGTAGTACTCGTAACGGACGCGACTCGCAGAGTAAGCGTCTGGGCGTAAAACGTTTTGGTGGTCAGGTAGTTAGTGCAGGTAGCATTATTATTCGTCAGCGCGGAACTCGTTTCCACGCCGGTGAAAATGTTGGTTGTGGTACTGATCACACTCTGTTTGCTAAGGCAGACGGTGTAGTGAAGTTTGAGGTTAAAGGTCCCAAGAGCCGCAAGTATATTAGTATAGTTGCAGCGTAA
- a CDS encoding phosphomannomutase/phosphoglucomutase, with amino-acid sequence MSSSEITCFKAYDVRGRIPDQLNEDIAYRIGRAFAEVIQPKKVVVGHDIRLSSESIKGALTEGLRDAGVDVYDIGLCGTEEIYFATSHAEMDGGIAVTASHNPKDYNGMKFVREGSKPISGDTGLFDIKALAEKNEFAPVATRGSLQALDTSSAYVEHLLSYVDVESLKPLKIVVNAGNGGAGRVVDLLEAYLPFEFIRVHHEADGNFPNGVPNPLLIENRQPSIDAIKEHGADLGVAWDGDFDRCFFFDETGDFIEGYYVVGLLAEAFLLKNPGEKIVHDPRLTWNTIAIVEEAGGSAVQCKTGHAFIKERMRIENAVYGGEMSAHHYFRDFAFCDSGMIPWLLVTQLMSVKSASLSSLVEQRVALFPCSGEINREVADAKAVIAAIQAHYTPLAAAVDFTDGLSMSFDGWRFNVRMSNTEPVVRLNVESDGDIPLMEAKTAELLAML; translated from the coding sequence GTGAGCAGTAGTGAGATAACGTGCTTTAAAGCTTATGACGTGCGCGGTCGTATTCCCGATCAGCTAAACGAAGATATTGCCTATCGAATTGGCCGCGCTTTTGCCGAGGTGATACAGCCGAAGAAAGTTGTGGTTGGTCATGATATTCGCTTAAGCAGTGAGTCGATTAAAGGTGCCCTGACCGAAGGCCTGCGCGACGCGGGTGTGGATGTTTACGATATTGGTTTGTGCGGAACGGAAGAAATTTATTTCGCCACCTCCCATGCCGAAATGGATGGTGGTATTGCCGTTACTGCAAGCCATAACCCTAAAGACTATAACGGCATGAAGTTTGTGCGTGAAGGCTCCAAGCCCATCAGTGGAGACACTGGTCTTTTCGACATTAAAGCGCTGGCCGAGAAAAACGAGTTTGCGCCAGTCGCAACACGCGGCAGCCTTCAGGCCTTAGATACGTCGTCCGCCTATGTTGAACATCTACTGAGCTATGTTGATGTCGAATCGTTAAAGCCGCTAAAAATTGTGGTTAATGCTGGCAATGGCGGGGCTGGTCGCGTTGTTGATTTGCTGGAAGCGTATCTCCCCTTTGAATTTATTCGGGTTCATCATGAGGCTGACGGCAACTTCCCAAACGGGGTGCCTAATCCACTATTGATTGAAAACCGTCAGCCCAGTATTGATGCAATAAAAGAGCATGGCGCTGATTTGGGTGTGGCATGGGATGGCGATTTTGACCGCTGTTTTTTCTTCGATGAAACCGGTGATTTTATCGAGGGATATTACGTGGTTGGCTTATTGGCCGAGGCATTTTTGCTGAAAAATCCCGGCGAAAAAATCGTCCACGATCCACGCTTAACCTGGAATACCATTGCCATTGTTGAGGAGGCTGGCGGTAGCGCTGTGCAGTGCAAGACCGGCCATGCATTTATCAAAGAGCGGATGCGCATCGAGAACGCGGTATACGGTGGCGAGATGAGTGCCCACCACTATTTTCGCGACTTCGCTTTTTGTGACAGCGGCATGATTCCCTGGTTGTTGGTAACGCAGCTGATGTCGGTGAAGTCCGCGAGCTTGTCGTCATTGGTTGAACAGCGAGTCGCTTTATTCCCTTGCAGCGGAGAAATAAATCGCGAAGTAGCCGACGCTAAAGCGGTGATTGCGGCGATTCAGGCGCATTACACTCCTTTGGCGGCGGCAGTAGATTTTACCGACGGCTTAAGTATGAGCTTTGACGGCTGGCGTTTTAATGTGCGGATGTCCAATACCGAACCGGTGGTGCGCCTCAACGTTGAGAGTGATGGTGACATACCATTAATGGAAGCGAAAACCGCTGAGTTATTGGCAATGCTGTAA